One Gordonia sp. SID5947 genomic region harbors:
- a CDS encoding MarR family transcriptional regulator produces MTRAMSGDGIVGGADDVATLYHLLTRINRTLRTRGGSRNLSAGVAAALWTIINHAPIRLSELADRESVTAPTMSRIVAALEEQGFVERTPDPDDGRARLLNPTPAGVELISNARTERARVLAEALDGLDDADRSTVGRGLVILADALGTI; encoded by the coding sequence ATGACACGAGCCATGTCCGGTGACGGCATCGTCGGTGGCGCCGACGATGTCGCGACGCTGTATCACCTGCTCACGCGCATCAATCGCACACTGCGCACGCGTGGCGGAAGCCGCAATCTCAGTGCAGGCGTCGCCGCCGCGTTGTGGACGATCATCAATCACGCCCCCATCCGCCTCTCGGAGCTCGCCGACCGCGAGTCGGTAACCGCGCCGACGATGTCCCGGATCGTCGCGGCGCTCGAGGAACAGGGCTTTGTGGAACGAACCCCGGATCCCGACGACGGGCGTGCCCGGTTGCTGAATCCGACACCCGCGGGGGTGGAACTCATCTCGAACGCTCGTACCGAGCGCGCACGCGTGCTCGCAGAGGCACTCGACGGGCTCGACGACGCCGATCGGTCGACCGTCGGGCGCGGATTGGTGATCCTCGCCGACGCCCTCGGCACGATCTGA
- a CDS encoding SDR family oxidoreductase produces MARVAIIGGHGKIALRLAKTLAERGDDVTSIIRNEAHVEDVSATGAAPVVADVEELDSAGLASVLTGHDAVVWSAGAGGGDPDRTYAVDRDAAIRSMDAAESAGAARYVMVSYFGAGPDHGVPKDNSFYPYAEAKAEADTHLKGTDLDWTILGPSRLTDEQGSGRITVGDNRSASSEVSRDNVALVAAAVLADPSTIRRTIEFGDGDTPVADALG; encoded by the coding sequence ATGGCCCGCGTGGCAATCATCGGAGGGCACGGCAAGATCGCTTTGCGCCTGGCGAAGACATTGGCCGAGCGCGGTGACGACGTGACGTCGATCATTCGCAATGAGGCACACGTCGAGGACGTGTCCGCCACCGGCGCCGCACCGGTGGTCGCCGATGTGGAAGAGCTGGACAGCGCCGGGCTCGCGTCGGTCCTGACGGGCCACGACGCGGTGGTCTGGTCGGCGGGCGCGGGCGGTGGCGACCCGGATCGGACCTACGCTGTGGACCGCGATGCGGCGATCCGATCGATGGATGCTGCCGAGTCGGCCGGGGCGGCGCGCTATGTGATGGTGTCCTACTTCGGCGCCGGGCCCGATCATGGTGTCCCCAAGGATAATTCGTTCTATCCATATGCCGAGGCGAAGGCGGAGGCCGACACGCATCTGAAGGGCACCGATCTGGACTGGACCATTCTGGGGCCGAGTCGGCTCACCGACGAGCAGGGCAGCGGACGGATCACCGTGGGCGACAACCGGTCGGCGAGCAGCGAGGTCAGCCGCGACAACGTCGCGCTGGTGGCGGCCGCGGTCCTCGCGGACCCGTCGACGATCAGGCGGACCATCGAGTTCGGTGACGGCGACACCCCGGTCGCCGACGCGCTCGGCTGA
- a CDS encoding cysteine hydrolase: MADTLTLDPDATALVLIEFQNEFTSDGGVLHDAVSEVMDKTGMLANTVALVDKARAAGVTIMHAPITFAAGYGELTRHPYGILKGVVDGNAFVKNTWGAAIVDDLTPGDGDIVIEGKRGLDTFASTNLDFILRSKGITTIILGGFLTNCCVESTMRSGYENGYRVITLTDCTAATSVAEHDNAISFDYPMFSEPVKSSAVLSAL; the protein is encoded by the coding sequence ATGGCCGACACCTTGACCCTCGACCCCGACGCCACCGCGCTCGTCCTCATCGAATTCCAGAACGAGTTCACCAGCGACGGCGGCGTACTGCACGACGCCGTCTCAGAGGTGATGGACAAGACCGGGATGCTCGCCAACACCGTCGCGCTGGTGGACAAGGCGAGGGCCGCAGGCGTGACGATCATGCATGCGCCCATCACGTTCGCGGCGGGCTACGGCGAACTGACGCGACATCCCTACGGAATCCTGAAGGGTGTCGTCGACGGGAACGCGTTCGTCAAGAACACCTGGGGCGCAGCCATCGTCGACGATCTCACCCCAGGCGACGGCGACATCGTCATCGAGGGCAAGCGCGGCCTGGACACCTTCGCCAGCACGAACCTCGATTTCATCCTCCGCAGCAAGGGCATCACCACCATCATCCTGGGCGGTTTTCTCACCAACTGCTGCGTGGAATCCACCATGCGATCGGGCTACGAGAACGGCTATCGCGTGATCACGCTGACCGACTGCACCGCGGCCACCTCGGTGGCCGAGCACGACAACGCGATCAGTTTCGACTATCCGATGTTCTCCGAACCGGTGAAGTCGAGCGCGGTGCTGTCGGCCCTCTGA
- a CDS encoding MFS transporter, which yields MPQQHPSPAGEGPPNAASPRAFVSAVAAFAVVMLGTTLPTPLYAIYSDELGFGVATTTVIFAIYAAGVIAALIVFGRWSDVIGRRPLLLAGAAFSVASAVVFITAGPVWQLMIGRVLSGLSAGIYAGAATAAVIELAPDGWRQRAPAIATAANIGGLGLGPLLAGLLAQFAPAPLHLPFAVDLVLLTPVLVGIWLIAEPVEVRSGARLSVQRLSVPSEVRGVFVRAAIAAFAGFAVMGTFTGVTPSFISHILGIDSHAVAGVVVAVLFLSSAVTQIVGRGYPTERALVVGCAILVAGTVILIVGLLAASLTTLVVGAVVCGVGQGLSFSKGLAAVVAASPRDRRAEVTSTYFVVAYVAISIPIVGEGIAASHWGLRTSGVVFNIAVAVLALLALLLTVVAVRRSPRADDAPAAT from the coding sequence ATGCCGCAACAACACCCGAGTCCGGCCGGCGAGGGACCGCCGAACGCCGCGAGCCCGAGGGCATTCGTGTCGGCGGTCGCCGCATTCGCCGTGGTCATGCTCGGCACCACCTTGCCGACACCCCTCTACGCCATCTACTCCGATGAACTCGGCTTCGGGGTGGCCACCACGACCGTCATCTTCGCGATCTACGCGGCGGGCGTGATCGCCGCGCTGATCGTGTTCGGTCGCTGGTCCGACGTGATCGGCCGCCGGCCGCTGTTGCTCGCCGGTGCGGCGTTCTCGGTGGCGAGCGCGGTCGTCTTCATCACCGCGGGCCCGGTCTGGCAGCTGATGATCGGACGTGTCCTGTCCGGACTCTCCGCGGGCATCTACGCCGGCGCCGCGACCGCTGCCGTCATCGAGCTGGCCCCCGATGGATGGCGTCAGCGTGCGCCGGCGATCGCCACCGCCGCGAACATCGGCGGCCTGGGGCTCGGACCGCTGCTGGCAGGTCTGCTCGCCCAGTTCGCGCCCGCACCGCTGCATCTCCCCTTCGCCGTCGACTTGGTTCTCCTCACGCCGGTCCTGGTGGGGATCTGGCTGATCGCCGAGCCGGTCGAGGTCAGATCGGGGGCGCGGCTCTCGGTGCAACGGCTGTCGGTGCCATCGGAGGTTCGTGGCGTGTTCGTCCGCGCCGCGATCGCCGCCTTCGCGGGCTTCGCCGTGATGGGCACATTCACCGGCGTGACGCCGTCGTTCATCTCGCACATCCTCGGTATCGACAGCCATGCGGTCGCCGGCGTCGTCGTGGCGGTGCTCTTCCTGTCGTCGGCGGTCACCCAGATCGTCGGACGTGGCTATCCCACCGAACGTGCGCTGGTCGTCGGCTGCGCGATCCTGGTCGCCGGAACCGTGATCCTGATCGTCGGGCTCCTCGCCGCCTCCCTCACCACACTCGTCGTCGGCGCCGTGGTCTGCGGTGTCGGGCAGGGACTCTCGTTCAGCAAGGGCCTGGCCGCCGTCGTCGCGGCGAGCCCCAGGGACCGCCGTGCGGAGGTGACCTCCACGTATTTCGTGGTCGCCTACGTCGCCATCTCCATCCCCATCGTCGGTGAGGGCATCGCGGCCTCGCACTGGGGATTGCGAACCTCGGGCGTGGTGTTCAACATCGCGGTCGCGGTACTGGCACTCTTGGCGCTCCTGCTCACGGTGGTGGCCGTGCGGCGGTCACCACGCGCCGACGACGCGCCCGCGGCGACCTAA
- a CDS encoding aminoacyl-tRNA deacylase — protein MAATPAVTALERAGIAHTVHRYPHDPRSESYGDEAVAALADTLGIHAGQVFKTLVIDVGGTLAVAIVPVPRRLSLKAAAAALSEATSGGTKARMADERSVTRSTGYVLGGVSPIGQRSALPTVVDRTALDWPEVFCSAGRRGLEVSLAPADLISVTRAVVADVAI, from the coding sequence ATGGCCGCGACGCCCGCGGTGACCGCACTCGAACGGGCGGGCATTGCCCACACGGTCCACCGGTACCCCCACGATCCACGCAGCGAGTCCTATGGTGACGAAGCCGTCGCCGCGCTCGCGGACACCCTGGGTATCCACGCGGGACAGGTCTTCAAGACCCTTGTCATCGACGTCGGAGGAACACTCGCCGTGGCAATCGTCCCGGTACCGCGTCGCCTGTCACTCAAAGCGGCCGCCGCCGCGCTCTCGGAGGCGACCTCCGGCGGGACGAAGGCACGGATGGCCGACGAGCGGTCGGTGACCCGCTCGACCGGCTATGTCCTCGGTGGTGTGTCGCCGATCGGACAGCGGTCCGCCCTGCCAACCGTCGTGGACCGAACAGCGCTCGACTGGCCCGAGGTCTTCTGTAGCGCCGGGCGACGGGGCCTGGAGGTGTCGCTGGCGCCGGCCGACCTGATCTCTGTCACCCGGGCGGTGGTGGCCGACGTCGCCATCTGA
- a CDS encoding FAD-binding oxidoreductase encodes MPSLPLTELRAIVGDAHVLDDAGATAGHLTDWTGRWTGHADAVIRPRTTDEVSAVVALCADAGVVICVQGGNTGLVGGSVPPAGGDPARRPLILMTTARMTDIDGVDAIGRCVGAQAGATIDAIDRQAAASGLRFPVDLASRESATAGGLVATNAGGIRMIRHGNTRRQVLGIEAVLADGRILRRWTSLVKDNVGYDLPGLLAGSEGTLAVITRVLFRLIAPPDGTLVTVAAVHHVADAIDLLGALSGRGLNIEAAEIMSEAGISLVEEYGSRRPVAARAPFYVLVETSGPGDVEAVVLEVMENAPVADAVLEPGPARALWSAREQHTESIARSSTTPVVKLDVSVPIRALPEALAELDAVAGVVDHPCRPILFGHIGDGNIHVNLLDVPEDRADHVTAHVFGIVAANGGSISAEHGIGRAKTPWTHLGRSEADLAAMRGIKDAFDPRGIFNPGVIFG; translated from the coding sequence ATGCCCTCGCTACCGCTGACCGAACTGCGCGCGATCGTCGGTGATGCGCATGTGCTGGATGACGCCGGCGCGACCGCCGGTCATCTGACCGATTGGACCGGGCGGTGGACCGGCCACGCGGACGCAGTGATCCGGCCTCGCACGACCGATGAGGTATCCGCGGTGGTGGCGCTGTGCGCCGATGCCGGTGTCGTGATCTGCGTGCAGGGCGGAAACACCGGACTGGTCGGCGGGTCGGTGCCGCCCGCCGGTGGCGATCCGGCCCGGCGCCCGCTGATTCTCATGACGACCGCACGGATGACCGACATCGACGGCGTCGATGCGATAGGTCGGTGCGTCGGGGCGCAGGCCGGTGCGACGATCGACGCGATCGATCGTCAGGCCGCCGCGAGCGGATTGCGATTCCCCGTCGACCTCGCCTCGCGGGAATCGGCGACCGCCGGTGGGCTGGTCGCGACCAACGCGGGTGGCATCCGAATGATCCGGCACGGCAACACACGCCGGCAGGTCCTCGGCATCGAAGCCGTGCTGGCCGACGGTCGGATCCTGCGTCGATGGACATCGCTTGTGAAGGACAATGTGGGCTACGACCTTCCGGGACTGCTCGCCGGCAGCGAGGGCACCCTCGCGGTGATCACCCGCGTCCTGTTCCGTCTCATCGCACCGCCGGACGGCACGCTGGTGACCGTGGCAGCCGTGCATCATGTCGCCGATGCCATCGATCTACTCGGAGCGCTCTCCGGGCGGGGACTGAACATCGAGGCCGCCGAGATCATGTCCGAGGCGGGCATCTCGCTCGTCGAGGAGTACGGATCACGACGCCCGGTTGCCGCGCGGGCGCCCTTCTACGTGCTGGTCGAGACGTCCGGACCGGGCGATGTGGAGGCCGTGGTCCTCGAGGTAATGGAGAACGCACCGGTAGCCGACGCCGTGCTCGAGCCGGGCCCGGCCCGCGCGCTGTGGTCGGCGCGCGAACAGCACACCGAGTCCATCGCGCGTTCGAGCACCACCCCGGTGGTCAAACTCGATGTGTCGGTTCCGATCCGGGCCCTCCCCGAAGCGCTGGCCGAACTCGACGCGGTGGCCGGGGTGGTCGATCATCCATGCCGCCCGATCCTCTTCGGCCACATCGGGGACGGCAACATCCACGTCAATCTGCTCGACGTCCCCGAGGATCGCGCCGATCATGTGACCGCGCATGTGTTCGGCATCGTCGCGGCCAACGGGGGCAGCATCAGCGCGGAACACGGCATCGGTCGTGCAAAGACACCGTGGACTCATCTCGGTCGCAGCGAGGCCGATCTCGCCGCGATGCGGGGGATCAAGGACGCGTTCGATCCGCGGGGCATCTTCAATCCGGGTGTGATCTTCGGCTGA
- a CDS encoding NAD(P)/FAD-dependent oxidoreductase, with the protein MRPDHEVVIVGAGFGGMGAAIELKRLGIDDIAILEREDDLGGTWHVNHYPGLSVDIASVTYSYSFEPNPYWSRLFAPGAELKRYADHVADRYDLKRHMEFGTLVARAEWDDSQQFWRVTTDEGVRTCRHLVTATGFLSQPHTPDFPGIDSFGGRIIHTAAWEDDHDFTGERAAIIGTGATAVQLVPEIADAAEELTVFQRTPIWVVPKLDFAIPHVVQKMFAMVPFTQRVARVVNTSLLEALMVFGVLHFKQAKPGNRLAALVAKAHLRAQVRDRATRRSLTPSYDFGCKRPTFSNTYLRAFNRSNVSLQTQSIVRVEPDGIVTADGEKVLVDTLVLATGFDLWDVNFPAFQIVGRGGRDLGKWWRENRFQAYEGITMPSFPNLLSLNSPYSYSGLSYFTTIEGQMKHMRRLFGELQRQGRTTFEVTDEANDRFLAEVTDHLQSSVFYNGDCASARSYYFNQHGEAALLRPNSTLATLRQMERFPLDAYRFR; encoded by the coding sequence ATGCGGCCAGACCATGAGGTGGTGATCGTCGGTGCGGGGTTCGGTGGGATGGGCGCGGCGATCGAGTTGAAACGCCTCGGCATCGATGACATCGCCATCCTCGAGCGGGAAGACGACCTCGGTGGGACATGGCATGTCAACCATTACCCGGGTCTGTCGGTCGACATCGCATCGGTGACCTATTCGTACTCATTCGAGCCCAATCCGTACTGGTCACGACTTTTCGCGCCGGGAGCCGAGCTCAAGCGCTACGCCGACCATGTCGCCGACAGATATGACCTCAAGCGGCACATGGAGTTCGGCACACTCGTCGCCAGGGCGGAATGGGATGACTCGCAGCAGTTCTGGCGGGTCACCACCGACGAAGGCGTGCGCACCTGCCGTCATCTCGTCACCGCGACCGGGTTTCTCTCGCAGCCGCACACGCCGGATTTTCCGGGTATCGATTCGTTCGGTGGCCGGATCATTCACACCGCGGCCTGGGAGGACGACCACGATTTCACCGGTGAGCGCGCCGCGATCATCGGCACCGGGGCGACCGCTGTGCAGCTCGTCCCGGAGATCGCCGATGCCGCGGAAGAATTGACGGTCTTCCAGCGGACGCCGATCTGGGTGGTGCCCAAGCTGGATTTCGCGATCCCGCATGTGGTGCAGAAGATGTTCGCCATGGTGCCGTTCACGCAGCGGGTCGCTCGGGTTGTCAACACCTCCTTGCTCGAGGCGTTGATGGTGTTCGGTGTGTTGCACTTCAAGCAGGCGAAACCCGGCAATCGTCTGGCCGCCCTCGTGGCCAAAGCGCACCTGCGCGCTCAGGTGCGCGATCGCGCGACCCGGCGGTCACTGACGCCCTCATACGATTTCGGCTGTAAGCGGCCGACCTTCTCCAACACCTACCTCCGCGCGTTCAACAGGTCGAACGTCTCGTTGCAGACGCAGTCGATCGTGCGGGTCGAACCCGACGGGATCGTCACGGCCGACGGCGAGAAGGTTCTTGTCGACACGCTCGTGCTCGCGACCGGTTTCGATCTGTGGGACGTCAACTTCCCGGCGTTCCAGATCGTCGGCAGGGGCGGCCGCGACCTCGGGAAGTGGTGGCGCGAGAACCGTTTTCAGGCCTACGAGGGGATCACGATGCCCTCGTTCCCGAACCTGTTGTCGCTCAACAGCCCGTATTCGTACAGCGGTTTGTCGTACTTCACGACCATCGAGGGCCAGATGAAGCACATGCGTCGTCTCTTCGGTGAGTTGCAGCGTCAGGGCCGAACGACCTTCGAGGTCACCGACGAGGCGAACGACCGGTTTCTGGCGGAGGTCACCGACCATCTGCAGTCGTCGGTGTTCTACAACGGCGACTGTGCCTCCGCGCGGAGTTACTACTTCAACCAGCACGGCGAGGCGGCGCTCCTGCGACCCAACTCGACCCTCGCCACCCTGCGGCAGATGGAGCGCTTCCCGCTTGATGCCTACCGTTTCCGCTGA
- a CDS encoding globin domain-containing protein, with protein MDKTLLEHSLSLVDLPDDGLTVRFYDILFTRYPEVEPMFSRETRQQAAMLRTAIISVVDHLDDTAWLSANLGALGRRHAGMGVTEPMYAAVAECMIAAMAEIGGDRWTVEMTEGWSEALTAVASLMLAGYPAEDQTASGAA; from the coding sequence ATGGACAAGACACTTCTCGAGCACAGCCTCTCGCTCGTCGATCTTCCCGACGACGGGCTCACCGTCCGCTTCTACGACATCCTCTTCACCCGATATCCGGAGGTGGAACCGATGTTCAGCCGGGAGACGCGGCAGCAGGCGGCCATGTTGCGTACGGCGATCATCTCCGTCGTCGATCACCTCGACGACACGGCGTGGTTGTCGGCGAACCTCGGCGCGCTGGGACGGCGCCACGCCGGCATGGGCGTGACCGAACCGATGTACGCCGCCGTCGCCGAATGCATGATCGCCGCGATGGCCGAGATCGGAGGTGATCGGTGGACCGTTGAGATGACCGAGGGGTGGAGCGAGGCACTCACCGCTGTCGCATCGTTGATGCTCGCCGGCTATCCGGCCGAGGACCAAACCGCGTCCGGCGCCGCATGA
- a CDS encoding zinc-binding alcohol dehydrogenase family protein: MRAWAVTRPGPIDGHPLRYVEKPTPRPTADDLVVRVLACGVCRTDLHVAEGDLPIRRDQITPGHEVVGEVVALGADADGFVVGDRVGVAWLRSTDGTCAYCLRGAENLCPASSYTGWDVDGGYAEYTTVPAGFAYRIPDDLDSVAAAPLLCAGIIGYRALKRAGAICGTDDPAVTVPPRLGLYGFGASAHLCAQLAIALGARVHVMTRGSRARELALSLGASSAGDATDSPPEPLDAAITFAPVGELVPVAMRALDRGGVLAIAGIHLSAVPSLDYQRELFYEKEIRSVTANTRADGREFLRLAARHGVTATTHRYPLSDADHALRDLKAGRFDGAAVLVPD, encoded by the coding sequence ATGCGCGCGTGGGCGGTGACTCGACCGGGACCGATCGACGGACACCCGCTGCGATACGTGGAGAAGCCGACGCCGCGGCCGACCGCCGACGACCTCGTGGTCCGCGTGCTCGCATGCGGGGTCTGCCGCACCGATCTGCATGTCGCCGAAGGTGATCTGCCGATCCGTCGAGACCAGATCACGCCCGGTCACGAAGTGGTCGGAGAAGTCGTCGCACTCGGAGCGGATGCCGACGGCTTCGTGGTCGGCGACCGCGTGGGAGTGGCGTGGCTCCGCAGCACCGACGGGACGTGTGCGTACTGTCTGCGCGGGGCCGAGAACTTGTGTCCGGCCTCGTCGTACACCGGCTGGGACGTCGATGGAGGTTATGCGGAGTACACGACGGTGCCTGCGGGGTTCGCCTACCGGATCCCGGACGATCTCGACAGCGTCGCGGCGGCGCCGCTGCTGTGTGCGGGGATCATCGGCTATCGGGCGCTGAAACGGGCCGGCGCGATCTGCGGGACCGACGACCCCGCGGTCACGGTGCCGCCGAGACTCGGCCTCTACGGTTTCGGTGCGAGCGCCCATCTGTGCGCCCAGCTCGCCATCGCCCTCGGTGCACGTGTACACGTCATGACGCGGGGCTCGCGTGCGCGTGAACTCGCGCTCTCGCTCGGTGCGTCCTCGGCCGGTGATGCCACCGACAGCCCACCCGAGCCGCTGGATGCGGCGATCACCTTCGCGCCGGTCGGCGAATTGGTGCCGGTCGCGATGCGCGCGCTCGATCGGGGCGGGGTGCTCGCCATCGCCGGCATCCATCTCTCCGCCGTACCGTCCCTCGACTATCAGCGGGAATTGTTCTACGAGAAGGAGATCCGGTCCGTGACGGCGAACACCCGCGCCGACGGCCGCGAATTCCTGCGCCTGGCCGCACGCCATGGCGTCACCGCCACCACCCACCGGTACCCACTGTCGGACGCCGACCATGCGCTGCGCGACCTCAAGGCGGGGCGATTCGACGGCGCAGCGGTGCTGGTGCCCGACTGA
- a CDS encoding SOS response-associated peptidase, which translates to MCGRYAVTTDPAKLAAEIDAINEVPVPLDPASGSGGAEDSSTAEPAAAAATADAEPDTAARRIPGPNYNVAPTTTVMTVVRRHSPDHPDDDPALRIRAMRWGLVPPWAKEIGKGPLLFNARAESAAEKSSFRSSVKSKRCLVPMDGWYEWKKGPPDAKGKPTKVPFFMSPVDGTRLFMAGLWSVWHAKDAPKDEAPLLSCSILTTDAVGQLRDVHDRMPLIMPYAQWEEWLDPDHTAPRELFSPPAEAVADAIDIREVAPLVNRVANNGPELLEPV; encoded by the coding sequence ATGTGCGGACGTTATGCGGTGACCACCGACCCGGCGAAGCTCGCGGCGGAGATCGACGCCATCAACGAGGTACCGGTGCCGCTCGACCCCGCTTCGGGCTCCGGCGGTGCCGAGGATTCGTCCACGGCCGAGCCGGCTGCCGCCGCGGCGACTGCCGACGCCGAGCCCGACACGGCAGCGCGACGGATTCCCGGACCGAACTACAACGTGGCCCCGACGACCACCGTGATGACCGTGGTCAGACGTCACTCCCCCGATCACCCCGACGACGACCCCGCCCTCCGCATCCGCGCGATGCGCTGGGGCCTGGTGCCGCCCTGGGCAAAGGAGATCGGCAAGGGACCGCTCCTGTTCAACGCGCGCGCGGAGAGCGCGGCGGAGAAGAGTTCGTTCCGCTCATCGGTGAAGTCCAAACGCTGTCTGGTTCCGATGGACGGCTGGTACGAGTGGAAGAAGGGACCGCCCGACGCCAAGGGCAAGCCGACGAAGGTGCCGTTCTTCATGTCCCCGGTCGATGGCACTCGACTGTTCATGGCCGGCCTGTGGTCGGTGTGGCATGCCAAGGATGCGCCGAAAGACGAGGCACCGCTCCTGAGCTGTTCGATCCTCACCACCGACGCGGTCGGTCAGCTCCGCGACGTGCACGATCGGATGCCGCTGATCATGCCGTACGCCCAGTGGGAAGAGTGGCTCGATCCCGATCACACCGCACCGCGGGAACTCTTCTCACCGCCGGCCGAGGCTGTCGCGGATGCCATCGACATCCGCGAGGTCGCGCCGCTGGTCAATCGGGTCGCCAACAACGGACCGGAGCTCCTCGAACCCGTGTGA